AAAGTGACCCCCGCGATGTCGCGCCCTTCTCGACTATGTCCGATGACCTCTACGCTGATCAAATTCGGATGCTCGCGTTGTAGCCGATTCAGTTCGTCCCACATTGCTTGATATGTCCAATATTGTGCTCTCATCGAATGTAATTACCTCCACCTATACTAATTCTACGAATCTTGCGGAAAACCTTATCTACAAACTTACATTTTTGCTCGCGTTAACTTAAAATTTTAGGGGAGAACTTTATATAAGTGCAAAATAGGAGGGAATACGACGTGAAGGCGATAGTGAGCAAGGCAGAACAGGGACGAAGCGGCGTCCATTACACAGATATACCAACGCCGACACCTGGTGCTGGCCAAGTGCGAATTCAGTTGCAAACCGCCGGGCTAAATCGTCGCGATTTGCGCGTGATTTCCCAAACAAAAATCGGAGACGCCCCCATGATCATCGGTTCGGATGGAGCCGGGATCGTTGAAACATTGGGTGAAGGCGTGCGCGACTTCGAAGTTGGTGACGAGGTCATCATTCACCCCACCTTAAAGTGGATTACCAATACACCCGCTCCACCGGCCGACTACGAAATTCTCGGTTCTCCGACACATGGAACATTTGCTGAGTTTATTGTGATAGAAGCGAATCACGTGGCACGAAAACCCAAGTACCTCACATGGGAAGAAGCTGGCGTCTTGCCGCTTGCTGCCCTTACAGCATACCGGGCTCTGTTCACCAGAGGGCAGGTTCAATCCGACCAGACAGTGTTGATTCCGGGCGTAGGAGGCGGTGTTGCCACATACCTGGTACAATTCACGAAAGCGGTCGGGGCGCGGGTGGTGGTCACCTCGCGCAGTGCGGAAAAGCGGCAGTTCGCAACGAAGCTAGGTGCGGATCTCGCTATCGATTCAACGCAAGACTGGCAAGAGCAGCTTGGTGGCGACAAGGTCGACTTGGTTATTGACAGTGTTGGTGCCGCAACGTTTGACAAGTGCCTCGCATCTCTGAAACCGGGCGGAACCCTGGTTACGTTCGGTGCAACAGCCGGAGATGAGATTCCGTTCGATCTCCGCTCCTTCTTTTACGGACAATTCGATTTAAGAGGTTCGACCATGGGAAGTCGTGAAGAGTTTGACGCGATGTTGCGGTTTATCGCAGAGCATGAGATTCGTCCAGTATTGGATCGATCGTATCCGCTATCAGAGGCGAAAGTCGCTTTGGAGAGACTTCAGGAAACAGAGAATTTCGGAAAAATTGGGTTGCAGATCCACTAATAGCGCTTGTCGATCCGCTGGTGACTTTCCATTTCGGCGAAAGTCACCCGCGGCATCGAATTCAACGTGACGTCCAGTTAACCTGTCGGTAGAACATCCTCCAATCCATTCTTAGCTGCTGTTCTCTGCAATTTCATGGGAGATGTCTCTTTAAGCCCAAACGATACGAGAAACACAAGGAACGAGCCAGCCGCGGCCATCCACAAGGGAGCGACGGGGCTGACGTGATCAGCTAGGGAGCCCGCAATCGTGGGGACGAGGGTGCCTCCAAACAATTCTCCAACCAGTACGATCAGTGACATGGCAGTTGCAACAAACGCTCGCGGCACGGATTCCGCGGGGATGATTGCCATAAACACTGGTGCGTACCCTTGCGCAACGGCAAGGAAGAAGGCGAGAACCGCTAGAACACCCGCAGTGGCGTGAACCTCTGCAAGGACAATCGGTGCCAGGGATGCCAGAAGTCCAAACGTGATCATGATAGGCTTACGGCCCAGTCGATCCGACAGGTACGGTAACACGAGACCCCAAATGAAGCTGCCCAGTCCCATTGCACTCATAACCAGTGACACTTTTCCCGGACTAATCTTATCCACCTCGACGAGAAATGTTGGCGCGAACGTCGTAAAGGCGAACAACCAGCCCATAAATCCGACAGAGATAATCATTCCAAGCCAAATGTTCCGGTGTGCAAATGCCTGCTTATAGTCAGACAACTTTGGTTTGACGTGAACATGATCGACCGCACTACCTATCATCACAGGTTCTTTCATATATCTCATTAAAATCAACGCGATTATGACGCCTGGCAGGGCCAACAGATAAAACGAATATCGCCAGTTGAGCGACTCGGCGATAGCAACGACAGCAAGGGGTGCCACGACACTTCCGAGAAGTGCGGTGGA
This is a stretch of genomic DNA from Alicyclobacillus dauci. It encodes these proteins:
- a CDS encoding quinone oxidoreductase family protein; protein product: MKAIVSKAEQGRSGVHYTDIPTPTPGAGQVRIQLQTAGLNRRDLRVISQTKIGDAPMIIGSDGAGIVETLGEGVRDFEVGDEVIIHPTLKWITNTPAPPADYEILGSPTHGTFAEFIVIEANHVARKPKYLTWEEAGVLPLAALTAYRALFTRGQVQSDQTVLIPGVGGGVATYLVQFTKAVGARVVVTSRSAEKRQFATKLGADLAIDSTQDWQEQLGGDKVDLVIDSVGAATFDKCLASLKPGGTLVTFGATAGDEIPFDLRSFFYGQFDLRGSTMGSREEFDAMLRFIAEHEIRPVLDRSYPLSEAKVALERLQETENFGKIGLQIH
- a CDS encoding MFS transporter produces the protein MTDSTPLRFRRYENFIVIAMFFTYGFVMMDRLSITFLFPFMAPELKLTNTEIGLSVSILSICWAISSWVFSSLSDLMNAKKKFLTFIILVFSLASFSTGLAATFGVLMLARGLMGAAEGPVVTLAQAAVIADSSQRRRGFNMGFVQSSTALLGSVVAPLAVVAIAESLNWRYSFYLLALPGVIIALILMRYMKEPVMIGSAVDHVHVKPKLSDYKQAFAHRNIWLGMIISVGFMGWLFAFTTFAPTFLVEVDKISPGKVSLVMSAMGLGSFIWGLVLPYLSDRLGRKPIMITFGLLASLAPIVLAEVHATAGVLAVLAFFLAVAQGYAPVFMAIIPAESVPRAFVATAMSLIVLVGELFGGTLVPTIAGSLADHVSPVAPLWMAAAGSFLVFLVSFGLKETSPMKLQRTAAKNGLEDVLPTG